The Saccopteryx leptura isolate mSacLep1 chromosome 2, mSacLep1_pri_phased_curated, whole genome shotgun sequence genome has a window encoding:
- the MRPL27 gene encoding large ribosomal subunit protein bL27m isoform X2, producing the protein MASAALALRTQAAATALLRPPAAAALAVRYASKKTGGSSKNLGGKSPGKRFGIKKLEGHYVHAGNILGTQRHFRWHPGAHVGLGKRKCLYALEEGVVRYTKEVYVPHPKDSEAVDLVTRLPKGAVLYKTFVHVVPAKPEGTFKLVAML; encoded by the exons ctactgctctgcTGAGGCCCCCTGCGGCCGCGGCTCTTGCTGTCAGATACGCATCCAAGAAGACAGGTGGCAGCTCCAAAAACCTCGGGGGAAAGTCACCAGGCAAACGCTTTGGCATCAAGAAACTGGAGG GTCATTATGTTCATGCCGGCAACATCCTTGGGACTCAGCGCCACTTTCGCTGGCACCCAGGTGCCCAT GTGGGGCTGGGGAAGAGGAAGTGTCTGTATGCCCTGGAGGAGGGCGTCGTCCGCTACACTAAGGAAGTCTACGTGCCCCACCCCAAAGACTCGGAGGCTGTGGATCTGGTCACCAGGCTGCCCAAGGGTGCCGTGCTCTATAAGACTTTTGTCCACGTGGTTCCTGCCAAGCCTGAGGGCACCTTCAAACTGGTGGCTATGCTCTGA